The stretch of DNA CAGAGAAGCTAATGTTCTTAACCGCACAGATGGACCCGAATGACTTTTGTAAATTTTTCACTTCTAAAACCGTCATATATTTTCATCCTTTCATTCAAAAGATTGCAACTGGATTATAAATCTCCCTTTTGGTGTATATGTTCAACTTGTTAAATTCATGCGGACTTTTGCTCTATTTCATTTGCAGTAAGTTACGTACTTCGTTATAGTGAAATAATTTTTCGAAAAAAATGACGAAAAAACGAAATTTACTGTTGGAAGATAAAAAAAAGTGTGTTACTATGAAAATATGAAACCGGTTACACATATAACAGTGAAATTTATAGCCATTACGGCTATTATTTTTGCACTATATGAAACCGGTTACACATTAATTTCATCTATTAACTCTTATCTAATTTTTCAATGATAAATAACTCAGTAAAAGAGGTCATGCAATATGAATAAAGAAATCCGCATTTTATCGCCTTGTGGAATATTAGGATATGGTTATCCTGCTAGTTCTTTTCTAAGGGGAATGGAAGAGGAAATTCACGGAATTGTTGTTGATGCAGGTTCTACGGATGCAGGTCCTCACAAACTCGGTGCAGGAGTATCGATTGTCAGCAGACGAGCAACAAAAAAGGATTTAGAAATCATTTTGAAAAACGGAGTACCAAGAAATATTCCGATTATTATTGGTTCTGCAGGCGGAGCGGGTGCTAGACCACATGTAGAGTGGACGCTGGATATCGTGAACGAAATCTTAGCAGAAAATGGTCTTCAGGCAAAGATTGCCGTCATTTGGGCTGATTTTACACAGGAAGAAATTATTGAAGCTAATAATCAAGGGAAGATTAAACCATTAAGCGCCAATATCCCATCGCTTTCCAATGAAATGATCCAAGAGACAGGAAGTATTGTAGCGCAAATGGGGCATGAGCCTATTTTAGAAGCGTTACATAATGACAGTGATATTATCATCTGCGGAAGAGCCTATGATCCTTCTCCATTCGCAGCAATTGGAATCTATCATGGGATGGATGAGGCTTTATCCTACCATCTAGGGAAAATATTAGAATGCGGTGCACTTTGTGCGGTGCCAGGCACCACGAAGGATTGTATATTAGGGACCATTAAAGAGGATTCTTTTACGGTAAAATCATTAAATCCAGCT from Neobacillus sp. CF12 encodes:
- a CDS encoding acyclic terpene utilization AtuA family protein, which produces MNKEIRILSPCGILGYGYPASSFLRGMEEEIHGIVVDAGSTDAGPHKLGAGVSIVSRRATKKDLEIILKNGVPRNIPIIIGSAGGAGARPHVEWTLDIVNEILAENGLQAKIAVIWADFTQEEIIEANNQGKIKPLSANIPSLSNEMIQETGSIVAQMGHEPILEALHNDSDIIICGRAYDPSPFAAIGIYHGMDEALSYHLGKILECGALCAVPGTTKDCILGTIKEDSFTVKSLNPARKCTPMTVAAHTFYEKEHPYLLHGPGIELDLSQCEFTEIEDGVVQVTKSKLTKPEQMFIKLEGARRVAYRTFVIAGVRDPILLENIEEIQQAVKEQVTEYYPEIDTEDYEIHFYNYGMNAVLGEMETEPFRGHEIGALFEVIAKTQELANTICATVRSTFLHYGYDKRKSTAGNLAFPFAPSDIEFGAVYEFSIYHLMEITENPFRIEYVQGEM